One part of the Chloroflexota bacterium genome encodes these proteins:
- a CDS encoding undecaprenyl-phosphate glucose phosphotransferase, translated as MSAGAAPAQHPLVSVSRRRPIFFSSAAMVVLDAVLIALAFYLAHRWRIGTEYPRPQNIQSFRFYLPMLLVQELCIIGMFFFYKLYHRKRSTSHLDEVAAIFAAVSVGTTISTAIISFAFKSDFDYPRLMIVYAWGLSFALVATGRIVHARLQWALQTSGFGATKVIVVGAGEAGQMIVSTIKKSPGLGYRLVGVVDDRPCDGDMGVPWLGPTAQLGELIDQHQVGEVFVGMPDAPHQKILNIISNAQRDQVGIKIFPDIFQIISSPVGIGDLSGLPMVTVRDVALRGWRLTLKRALDVVISASILILSSPVLLVTAILIKLDSPGSVFYTQVRMGLDARPFAILKFRTMRTDAEMSGPGWTVKNDPRKTRLGVFLRRFHVDEMPQFINVLLGDMSIVGPRPERPVFVEQFRRLVPRYMERHQEKAGITGWAQVNGLRGDTSIVERTKYDLYYIENWSLLFDIKIILRTIWVALSGQSE; from the coding sequence GTGAGCGCCGGCGCCGCACCGGCCCAGCATCCACTCGTCAGCGTGTCGCGCCGCCGGCCGATCTTCTTCTCGTCCGCGGCCATGGTGGTGCTGGATGCCGTGCTGATCGCACTCGCGTTCTACCTGGCGCATCGCTGGCGCATCGGCACCGAGTACCCGCGCCCGCAGAATATCCAGTCGTTTCGCTTCTACCTGCCGATGCTACTGGTGCAGGAGTTGTGCATCATCGGCATGTTCTTCTTCTACAAGCTATACCACCGCAAACGCAGCACCAGCCATCTCGACGAGGTGGCCGCGATCTTCGCCGCCGTGTCGGTGGGCACCACGATCTCCACGGCCATTATCTCGTTCGCCTTCAAGAGCGACTTCGATTACCCGCGCCTGATGATCGTGTATGCCTGGGGACTGTCATTCGCGCTGGTCGCCACCGGGCGCATAGTTCACGCGCGCCTGCAGTGGGCGCTGCAGACCAGTGGCTTCGGGGCAACCAAGGTGATCGTCGTCGGGGCGGGCGAGGCCGGGCAGATGATCGTCAGCACCATCAAGAAGTCGCCCGGGCTCGGCTACCGGCTGGTCGGCGTGGTGGACGACCGTCCCTGCGATGGCGATATGGGCGTGCCGTGGCTCGGCCCGACGGCCCAACTGGGCGAGTTGATCGACCAGCACCAGGTGGGCGAGGTGTTCGTCGGCATGCCCGACGCGCCGCACCAGAAGATCCTGAACATCATCTCCAACGCGCAGCGCGACCAGGTCGGCATCAAGATCTTCCCGGACATCTTCCAGATCATCTCGTCACCGGTCGGCATCGGCGATCTGAGCGGCCTGCCGATGGTGACCGTGCGCGACGTGGCGCTGCGCGGCTGGCGCCTGACGCTCAAACGCGCGCTCGACGTCGTGATTTCAGCAAGCATACTCATCCTCTCGTCGCCAGTCCTGCTCGTGACGGCCATCCTCATCAAGCTGGATTCGCCCGGATCGGTGTTCTACACTCAGGTGCGCATGGGACTCGATGCCCGCCCGTTCGCCATCCTCAAGTTTCGCACGATGCGCACCGACGCGGAAATGAGCGGCCCCGGCTGGACGGTAAAGAATGACCCGCGTAAGACGCGCCTGGGCGTCTTCCTGCGCCGCTTTCACGTGGACGAAATGCCGCAGTTCATCAATGTCCTGCTGGGCGATATGAGCATCGTGGGGCCGCGCCCGGAGCGCCCGGTTTTTGTCGAGCAGTTCCGCCGCCTCGTACCGCGCTACATGGAGCGCCATCAGGAAAAGGCCGGCATCACCGGCTGGGCGCAGGTCAACGGCCTGCGCGGCGACACCTCGATTGTCGAACGCACCAAATACGACCTGTACTACATCGAAAACTGGTCATTGCTGTTCGACATCAAGATCATCCTCCGCACCATCTGGGTGGCCCTCTCCGGCCAGTCCGAGTAA
- a CDS encoding GAF domain-containing protein: MSRTGRLPRAIDWRFWQTLRARLMGLLGIIFLVTVLVVTLGVSAFVSRTEDEAWRDRQGEAANNAAIRVALFLDGIADTMRTLGIIKRSDLEDDPQIAQRLLTRDSGLLELIRIDTSGQVYAGAYRDEPLLANLYTIRQSNWFRLARAGEPYIGDVQISSLNEPYLILALPLPEHEIVAARVRMQLLWDIVAHLTFGDTGSAYVVNRDGLIIAHTRPRFVLAHTTIQARPEFTAIMQTRNHAWSGQYTNLEGAAVFAVSAPVVGSDWIIITELSQVEAKAASWTALLTLGGGMLLFALGVILIGRRYLEWGVFRPIEALRDGAELIGRGHFDHRITVMRRDEIGQVAEAFNEMARRVREGNQQLQHAKDELEHKVAERTTEARASVERLTIFNEISRSVSTTRRLDDVLDTIHARVRRLMPLDVFVVGLFSSDGREMSFPATYDSGVRYEGTRAPLAQMPLMARVQASGKPLLINLSPDDMAQLPPHSFGDPTRHSAALVTVPLVAESGIIGVMSVQSYTAGVYTAAHIEWLEGVANQTAIAIESARLFDALAAELAARQLAAAERETLIEKLEERNTELERFTYTVSHDLKSPLITMRGFLGYVEQDARAGQWDRLQQDMQRITDATGKMQRLLDELLELSRIGRKMNAPEDVPFEMVAREAVGLAGGRLEARGVTVVIAPGLPAVYGDHVRLVEVVQNLVDNAAKFMGDQPAPRVEIGVRTGSAGGPVFYVKDNGIGIEPQYHARVFGLFDKLDAHSEGTGVGLALVKRIVEVHGGRIWVESEGQGRGATFCFTLATPAAAAQA, from the coding sequence TTGTCCCGAACCGGTCGGCTGCCGCGCGCAATCGATTGGCGCTTCTGGCAGACATTGCGCGCCCGGTTGATGGGGCTGCTCGGCATCATCTTCCTGGTGACCGTGCTGGTTGTCACGCTGGGCGTTTCCGCATTTGTCTCGCGCACCGAGGACGAGGCGTGGCGCGACCGGCAGGGTGAGGCCGCGAACAACGCCGCGATTCGCGTCGCGCTGTTCCTCGACGGCATCGCCGATACCATGCGCACCCTCGGCATCATCAAGCGTTCCGATCTGGAAGATGATCCACAGATCGCGCAGCGACTGCTGACCCGGGATTCAGGCCTGTTGGAATTGATCCGCATCGACACCAGCGGGCAGGTTTATGCCGGCGCATACCGTGACGAGCCGCTGCTGGCCAACTTGTATACCATCCGGCAATCCAACTGGTTCAGGCTGGCCCGCGCGGGGGAACCGTACATCGGTGACGTGCAGATCTCCTCGCTCAATGAACCGTACCTCATCCTCGCCCTACCGCTGCCGGAGCATGAAATTGTGGCGGCGCGGGTGCGCATGCAGCTCCTATGGGATATCGTCGCGCATCTCACCTTCGGCGACACTGGAAGCGCGTATGTGGTCAACCGCGACGGGCTGATCATAGCGCACACACGCCCGCGCTTCGTGCTGGCCCATACGACGATCCAGGCGCGACCCGAGTTCACGGCCATCATGCAAACGCGCAATCATGCCTGGAGCGGCCAGTACACGAATCTTGAGGGCGCGGCGGTGTTTGCGGTATCGGCTCCGGTGGTCGGATCGGATTGGATCATCATCACCGAATTGTCGCAAGTGGAGGCCAAGGCGGCGAGCTGGACCGCGCTGCTCACGCTGGGCGGCGGTATGCTCCTGTTCGCGCTGGGCGTCATACTGATCGGTCGGCGGTACCTGGAATGGGGCGTCTTCCGCCCGATCGAGGCGCTGCGCGACGGCGCCGAATTGATCGGGCGCGGCCACTTCGATCATCGCATCACCGTCATGCGCCGCGACGAGATCGGGCAGGTCGCCGAGGCGTTTAACGAAATGGCGCGCCGTGTGCGCGAAGGCAATCAGCAGCTGCAGCATGCGAAAGATGAACTGGAGCACAAAGTCGCCGAGCGCACGACGGAGGCGCGCGCCAGCGTCGAGCGGTTGACAATATTCAATGAGATCAGCCGCTCGGTGTCCACGACGCGCCGCCTGGACGATGTGCTGGACACGATTCACGCTCGCGTCAGGCGCCTCATGCCGCTGGACGTGTTTGTCGTCGGCCTGTTTTCATCCGACGGGCGCGAGATGTCGTTCCCGGCAACTTATGACAGCGGCGTGCGTTACGAAGGCACGCGCGCGCCGCTGGCGCAGATGCCGCTGATGGCGCGCGTGCAGGCATCGGGGAAACCGTTATTGATCAATCTCTCGCCGGACGATATGGCGCAGTTGCCGCCGCACTCGTTTGGCGATCCGACCCGGCATTCAGCGGCGCTGGTCACCGTGCCGCTAGTCGCGGAAAGCGGCATCATCGGCGTCATGTCCGTCCAATCCTACACGGCCGGCGTGTACACCGCCGCGCACATCGAATGGCTCGAGGGTGTCGCGAATCAAACCGCCATCGCGATTGAGAGCGCGCGCCTGTTCGACGCGCTGGCCGCCGAACTGGCCGCGCGGCAGCTTGCCGCCGCCGAACGCGAAACGCTGATCGAGAAGCTGGAGGAGCGCAACACCGAGCTGGAGCGCTTCACCTACACCGTCTCGCACGATCTCAAAAGCCCGTTGATCACCATGCGCGGCTTCCTCGGATATGTGGAGCAAGACGCGCGCGCCGGCCAGTGGGATCGCCTGCAGCAGGACATGCAGCGCATCACCGACGCCACGGGCAAGATGCAGCGGCTGCTCGACGAGTTGCTGGAGCTCTCGCGCATTGGCCGCAAGATGAACGCACCCGAAGACGTGCCCTTTGAAATGGTGGCGCGCGAGGCGGTCGGCCTGGCGGGCGGGCGGCTGGAGGCGCGCGGCGTGACGGTGGTCATCGCGCCGGGTTTGCCGGCGGTGTACGGCGATCACGTGCGGCTCGTGGAGGTCGTGCAGAACCTGGTGGACAACGCGGCGAAGTTCATGGGCGACCAGCCCGCGCCGCGCGTGGAGATCGGCGTGCGGACCGGCAGCGCCGGCGGGCCGGTGTTCTATGTCAAGGACAACGGCATCGGCATCGAGCCGCAGTACCATGCGCGCGTATTCGGCCTGTTCGACAAGCTCGATGCGCACAGCGAAGGCACGGGCGTCGGGCTGGCGTTGGTGAAGCGCATCGTCGAGGTGCACGGCGGGCGCATCTGGGTGGAATCGGAGGGCCAGGGCAGAGGCGCGACGTTCTGCTTCACGCTGGCAACGCCGGCCGCCGCAGCGCAAGCGTAG
- a CDS encoding glycosyltransferase family 2 protein, whose translation MASLSIVIVNFNTCELLRDCLRSVLASQAIAVPEVWVVDNASSDGSAAMVRAEFPSVRLIANADNRGYAYANNLALRQCRADFVLLLNPDTVLPPDALARTLEFFAAHPDAGVVGPRLVRPDGSLDMACRRSFPTPEVSFYRMAGLSRLFPRSPRFGRYNMTFLSAEQTAEVDSVVGAFMLVRGEILSQVGLLDEQFFMYAEDLDWCKRIKEAANPRTGRPWQVWYASHVHVLHVKRAASTGSVRAQQAFNDTMLQFYRKHYAATTPFWLDRLVVGGITLRGLLVRMRARQPA comes from the coding sequence GTGGCGAGCCTGTCGATAGTTATTGTCAACTTCAACACCTGCGAACTTCTGCGCGACTGCCTCCGCTCCGTCTTGGCCTCGCAGGCCATCGCGGTGCCGGAAGTCTGGGTCGTTGACAACGCCTCGTCCGACGGCAGCGCGGCGATGGTGCGCGCCGAGTTCCCGAGCGTCCGGCTGATTGCCAACGCCGACAACCGCGGCTACGCCTACGCCAACAATCTCGCGCTGCGCCAGTGCCGCGCGGATTTTGTGCTGCTGCTGAACCCTGATACCGTCCTGCCGCCGGATGCACTGGCCCGGACGCTTGAGTTCTTTGCGGCGCATCCTGATGCTGGCGTCGTCGGGCCCCGGCTCGTGCGGCCGGACGGCTCGCTCGACATGGCCTGCCGCCGCAGTTTCCCTACGCCCGAAGTTTCATTCTACCGCATGGCTGGCCTGAGCCGGCTCTTTCCGCGCTCGCCGCGCTTCGGGCGCTATAACATGACCTTCCTCAGCGCCGAGCAGACGGCCGAGGTGGATTCGGTCGTCGGGGCGTTCATGCTGGTGCGCGGCGAGATCCTGTCGCAGGTCGGCCTGCTCGACGAGCAGTTCTTCATGTATGCCGAAGACCTCGACTGGTGCAAGCGCATCAAGGAAGCGGCCAACCCGCGCACGGGGCGGCCGTGGCAGGTCTGGTATGCGTCGCACGTGCACGTGCTGCACGTCAAACGCGCGGCGAGCACCGGCAGCGTGCGCGCCCAGCAGGCGTTCAACGACACCATGCTGCAGTTCTACCGCAAGCACTACGCTGCCACCACGCCGTTCTGGCTCGACCGGCTCGTCGTCGGCGGCATCACGCTGCGCGGCCTGCTGGTGCGGATGCGCGCGAGGCAGCCCGCGTGA